The genomic stretch GTGCCCATCCCCGCTCCCCCCGCCCCGCGGTACGCTGGGCGCTGTCCGGGCCGGGCTCGGTCACCGCCGGGCCACGGCCCGCGCCAGTCGACCGACCCCCGGCGATGCCCGGGCGGCGGCCGGCGGGGCGGGGCTGGCGGCCGCGGGGCCGCGGGCGGCGGGATCACCGGGGCGGGGGCCGCCTGCGAGGGCTATGGGCCGGGTCAGAGGCCAATCTGAGCCGAAAGCGGCTCCGGCGTTCGGAATTCCAGGCGGACCGCTTTCCGGTGCCCGGCCGATTCTGCGCTGATGTGGGGAGACAAGGCCCGTGACCCTCGAACTCCGGAGACCCGCCATGCCCCTGCCCGCCCCCACCACTGCCACCGCCCGGGCCACCGCCCACGTCCTGGCCGCCGGCCTGGCGCTCTCGCTGAGCGCCGCGGCCGCGCTGGCCACGCCCGTGGAGATCCGTTCAGCGACGACCGTCGGCCCGCTGGACACCACGATCGAGTCGTCCGACGGGACGATCGTGCCGCTGGTGGAGGCCGAGATCATGGTCATCGGCACCACGCTGACGATCAACGGCCGGCACGACATCGTGTCGCTCGCGATCGACTCGACGGCCGTCGTGACCCACGACGCCGGCTTCATCTTTGACTACTCGGGTGGTACCGGCACCGACGTGATCTACGGCTTTGATCTTGCGACCAGCGGGGACGTCGTGATCGAATTTGGCGGACGGATCATTGTCGATGGGCGGGGATTCGCTGGCGACGAGGGTCCCGGAGCCGGCGCCTTGGATCCGGACTGGGCCGGTGGCGGAGCCTACGGGGGTGAAGGTGGACGGAGTGCTAGGAACGCTCCCGGTGGTCTGCCCTACGGCTCGGTGTTCGAGCCCGTTCTCTTCGGTTCGGGGGGCGGCACATCCCTTGCCGGCCCGCTCGGACGGCCGGGCGGCGGGTCGATCCGCCTGACGGTCGGCGGCACGCTGCTCCATAACGGCATCATCGAGGCCGATGGCAACTCGATTTCCGCCGGGGAGGGTGCCGGGGCCGGGGGCAGCATCTGGATTGACGCAACCAACATCGCGGGCACGTTGGGAATCATCCGCGCCAATGGTGGCAACGGTAACGTTTCGGTCAGCGGCGCTGGCTCCGGCGGCCGTGTGGCGGTCTACAGCGACGGCCTCATCCCGCCGGTGCTCATCGACCAACTCAACGCCTTCGGCGGCGACGGTTGGGCTGACGGCATCTTCAATGGCGACGGCGCCGCCGGCACGGTTTACGTCAGCCAGGCAGGCAACGCGACGCTCATCATCGACAACAACGGCCGCAACGGGCGCATCACGCCGCTCAACGACGTCGACGCGTTCGCGACGCCCTTCGATGGCAACGTCATCGTGCGCGGCCAGGGCAAGATCGGCCCCGCCGAGATGGAGGTGCTGGACCTGCACATTCTGGGCAACCTGACGGTCGAACGTGACGGCTTCATCACCGCCGATGGCCGCGGCTTTGGCGCCGACGAGGGACCCGGTGCGGGCGTGCTGGGCGCCCCGTGGGGTGGCGGCGCCGGGCACGGCGGCGAGGGCGGCCGCAGCGCCCGCAGCGCCTCGTCGGGCGGGACGTCGTACGGCTCGGTATTCGAGCCGATCGACTTCGGCTCTGGCGGTGGCACCAGCGTGGGCGAGGCGAGCGGCCGGCCCGGTGGCGGGGCCATCAAGCTCGTCGTCGATGGCACGCTGCGCGTGGACGGTGTGATCGAGGCCGATGGTCTCAGCCAGGGTTCGGCCGGGGAGGGCGGCGGCGCTGGCGGAAGCATCTGGATCGACGCGGCCAGCTTCACCGGCGCGACGGGCACGATCAGGGCCAACGGCGGCAACGGCAACATCTCCGTGAGCGGTGCGGGCTCGGGCGGGCGCATCGCGGTGTACAGCGGGACGGCGCTCCCCCGATTCTTCAGCGATCGCATCAACGCGTACGGCGGCGACGGCTGGGGCGAGGGCATCCTGCTGGGCGATGCCGCCGCCGGCACCGTCCTCCTGAGCGAGGCCGGCCAGGCCACGCTGATCATCGACAACGGTGGCCGCAACGGCCGGATGACGACCATGTCGGACACCGACGTCTTTGCCGAGCCGTTCGACGGAGACGTGATCGTGCGCAACCGCGGCTACCTCGGGCCCAAGCCGATGGAGCCGCTGGAGATGGACGTGCTCGGCGACGTCACGATCGCTGAGTTCAGCTACATCACAGCGACCGGCCGCGGCTTTGGCGCCAACCAAGGGCCGGGCGGTGGTGAGCAGTCGCTCTCGTGGGGCGGCGGAGGGGCCCATGGCGGCCAGGGCGGCAACGGCGCCGGCGGCCTGGGCGGCGAGGCCTACGGATCGATCCTGGAGCCAACGACGCGCGGCTCGGGCGGCGGTACCTTCATCGGTGGCGGCCAGGGCGAGCCCGGCGGCGGCGCCATCCGGCTCTTCGTCGGGGGCACGCTCTTCTTCGAGGGCTTCATCGACGCCAATGGCCTCAGCCAGGACACGGATCGCGAGGGCGGCGGGGCGGGCGGCAGCGTCTGGATCCGCGCCCCTCGCATCGCCGGCACGACCGGCACGATCCGGGCCAACGGCGGCAATGGCAACGTCAATGGCAGCGGCGCCGGCTCGGGCGGGCGCATCGCGGTCTACGTCGACAGCCCCTTGCCCCCGCTCTTCGATGAGCGGTTCTTCGCACGCGGCGGCGGTGGCTGGGGCAGCGGCATCCTGCAAGGCGATGGCGCGGCCGGCACGGTGCTCATCGAAGAGGATGGCGATGGGCGGCTGATCATCAACAATGGCGTCGATGGACGCATCACGACCATCGGCTCGAACAACCCCGAAGTCGACGGCGACGGTCGCTTCGCGCTGGACGTCCCCGTCGATGTGACGGGCTTTGCCAGGCTCGGGCCCCAGCAGGGCGAGTTCGTGCACTTCGACTTTGGCGGAGACGTCACCATCGCTGGAAGTGCCGAGTTCACCGCTTCTGGCATGGGCTTCCCGACCGACCAGGGTCCGGGCGCCGGCACGGCGGGCCGCACCTGGGGCGGCGGCGGCGGCCACGGCGGGGCCGGCGGGAATGGCCGTAGCGACGACCCTGAAGCGATCGGCGGGGGCAGCTACGGCATCGATACCTTCCCGACCACGCTGGGCTCGGGCGGTGGCCGCGATCCGGACTCGGACATCGATGCCGGCGCCGGCGGCGGCGCCTTCCGCCTGAGCGTTGGGGGGACGCTCATGCTCGATGGCCCCGTGCTGGCCGACGGCATCAGTGGACGTGGCGAGCAAGCCGGCGGTGGATCCGGCGGCAGCATCTGGATCGATGCGAACGCGATCACCGGCACCAACGGCGTCTTCGCGCGGGGCGGGACCGGTCCGAGCGCTGGTGGAGGCGGAGGCGGTGGGTACATCGCGATCTATAGCTGCCTGGTCTCCCCCTCCGTCACCGCGTCCGCGGCCGGCGGCGGCTCTGGCAGCGGCGAGCGCGGCGAGGACGGACGAACGCTCTTCGGCTCGACAAGCGTCGACATCACGACCCAGCCGCCCGCCGAGCAGACCCTGGCGCCTGGCAGCGCGCTCAATTTGTCGGTCAACGCGATCGGCAGCGGCTCGCTGTCGTACCAGTGGCGGTTCGATGGCGAGCCTCTGGTCGACGATGGGCGCATCAGCGGCAGCACGACCTCCAGTTTACGCATCACATCGCTGACCGAAGACGACGCAGGGCGGTACGACGTGCTTGTCTCCGATGCCTGCGGGCCATTTCCCAGTCAAAGCAGCGTCCTGATTGTGGACGATACCTGCCGCGCCGACTTCGACGGCGATGGCGAACTCACGCTGTTCGACTTCCTGGCCTTCAGCAACGCCTTCGACGCCGGCGATCCGCGTGCAGACTTCGACGGCGACGGCTCGCTCACGCTGTTCGACTTCCTGACGTTCAGCAACGAGTTCGATGCGGGCTGCCCCTGAAGTCAGGTCGCGTCCACACCCGGAACACCAAGCCAGAACATTGCGGCTGGCGATGCCACGCCGGCGACGAGGAGAGACCACGCCATGATGAGCCCGACCACCCCCACCACACCCACCACCGCCCCCGCCGCCCACCGCGTCTTGGCAGCTGGCCTGGCGCTCTCGCTCAGCGCCGCCGCGGCTCTTGCGACCCCGGTTCTGATCACCGAACCAACGACCATCGGCCCGCTTGACACGGAGATCATGGCCCCCGATGGCACGATCGTGCCGCTGGCAGAAGCCGAGATCACGGTCAGCGGGACGACGCTCACGATAAATGGCCGCCACGACATCATGTCGCTCGTGATCGGCACGGGCTCCGTCGTCACGCACGACGCGAACTTCGTGTTTGATTACTCGATGGGTGCGGGCACGGACGTGGTCAACGGATTCGACCTCGCCGTGGCGGGCGACGTCGTCGTCGATGGCTCGATGTCCGTGACCGGTCGCGGCTTCCCGGGCGACCAGGGCCCGGGCGCTGGCTCCCTCGATCAGTCCGCGGGTGGCGGCGGTGGACACGGCGGCGAGGGCGGCAACAGCAACACCGGCGCCGCTGGCGGCATCACGTACGGATCGGTCCTCCAACCGGTCGAGTTTGGATCTGGTGGCGGCACCGACATCGGTGGCGTCGAGATGGGGCGCGAGGGAGGCGGCGCGATCCGGCTGATCGTGGGCGGCACGCTCACGGTGAATGGAGATATCTCCGCCAACGGCATCGGAGACGACGACGACAACCGCGAGTCAGGCGGCGGCGCCGGCGGCAGCATTTGGATCACAACGGCTTCGCTCCAGGGCACGACCGGCTTGATCCGCGCAACCGGCGGCGACGGCGAGGTTCGCGACAGCGTCCAATCGGGCGCAGGTGCGGGCGGCCGAGTCGCGATCTACACCGATGGCGCAATCTCGCCGTTCCTCCGCGACAGGATCACCGCCCTTGGCAATGACGGCTGGTCGAGCGGCATCACGGGCGGCGATGGCGCCGCGGGCACCGTCTACATCGAGGAGGCTGGCCGGGGAGAGCTGATCG from Phycisphaerales bacterium encodes the following:
- a CDS encoding immunoglobulin domain-containing protein — protein: MPLPAPTTATARATAHVLAAGLALSLSAAAALATPVEIRSATTVGPLDTTIESSDGTIVPLVEAEIMVIGTTLTINGRHDIVSLAIDSTAVVTHDAGFIFDYSGGTGTDVIYGFDLATSGDVVIEFGGRIIVDGRGFAGDEGPGAGALDPDWAGGGAYGGEGGRSARNAPGGLPYGSVFEPVLFGSGGGTSLAGPLGRPGGGSIRLTVGGTLLHNGIIEADGNSISAGEGAGAGGSIWIDATNIAGTLGIIRANGGNGNVSVSGAGSGGRVAVYSDGLIPPVLIDQLNAFGGDGWADGIFNGDGAAGTVYVSQAGNATLIIDNNGRNGRITPLNDVDAFATPFDGNVIVRGQGKIGPAEMEVLDLHILGNLTVERDGFITADGRGFGADEGPGAGVLGAPWGGGAGHGGEGGRSARSASSGGTSYGSVFEPIDFGSGGGTSVGEASGRPGGGAIKLVVDGTLRVDGVIEADGLSQGSAGEGGGAGGSIWIDAASFTGATGTIRANGGNGNISVSGAGSGGRIAVYSGTALPRFFSDRINAYGGDGWGEGILLGDAAAGTVLLSEAGQATLIIDNGGRNGRMTTMSDTDVFAEPFDGDVIVRNRGYLGPKPMEPLEMDVLGDVTIAEFSYITATGRGFGANQGPGGGEQSLSWGGGGAHGGQGGNGAGGLGGEAYGSILEPTTRGSGGGTFIGGGQGEPGGGAIRLFVGGTLFFEGFIDANGLSQDTDREGGGAGGSVWIRAPRIAGTTGTIRANGGNGNVNGSGAGSGGRIAVYVDSPLPPLFDERFFARGGGGWGSGILQGDGAAGTVLIEEDGDGRLIINNGVDGRITTIGSNNPEVDGDGRFALDVPVDVTGFARLGPQQGEFVHFDFGGDVTIAGSAEFTASGMGFPTDQGPGAGTAGRTWGGGGGHGGAGGNGRSDDPEAIGGGSYGIDTFPTTLGSGGGRDPDSDIDAGAGGGAFRLSVGGTLMLDGPVLADGISGRGEQAGGGSGGSIWIDANAITGTNGVFARGGTGPSAGGGGGGGYIAIYSCLVSPSVTASAAGGGSGSGERGEDGRTLFGSTSVDITTQPPAEQTLAPGSALNLSVNAIGSGSLSYQWRFDGEPLVDDGRISGSTTSSLRITSLTEDDAGRYDVLVSDACGPFPSQSSVLIVDDTCRADFDGDGELTLFDFLAFSNAFDAGDPRADFDGDGSLTLFDFLTFSNEFDAGCP